In Nitrososphaerota archaeon, the sequence TAAATTTAATAGAGAAAATAAATAAAGAGAAAGGGATAACGATATTTTTATCTTCTCATTTGTTACATCAAGTTCAAAGGGTATGTAAAAGAGTTGGAATATTTGTTAAAGGAAAGCTATTAGCTGAAGGAACAATAGATAGGCTTGGAAAAGAAAGATTGAAGGAAGATTTTTTCACTATTGAAGTTAAAGTTCTTGAAAAAGGAGAAGAAGCTTTAGAAATTATAAAGAAAATTAATGAAGTAAAAAATATTGAAATGAAAGATGATTTATTAATAATTAAAGCAGAAAGTGATATTAGACCTAAAATTGCAAAAAGACTTATTGAAGAAAATTTCTCAATATTACATTTAAGATTAAGAGAATATACTCTTGATGAAATTTATAAGCAATATTTTGAGGTAAAATAAGATGGTTGGTTTAATTACAGTTTGTATAAAAGAATTGAAAGACAATTTTTTAAGTAAAAGGTTTATAATAGTTTTCCTTTTAATATATTTAGTAGGGATTTCAACAGCAACTCTTTCAATACAAGCAATTGCAAGTGCAGCATATAGTTTATCTGCAGAATCTTTCTTATTTTTAAGAATATTTACTTCTACAACTGGATTACTTCCTGCTTTCATTTTCTTTGTAAGCTATTTTGGACCAATAATAGGAATATTATTTGGATTTGATGCAATAAATTCTGAACTTTTAAGTGGAACATTAACAAAAGTTTTATCACAACCAATTCATAGAGATTCTTTCATAAATGGAAAATTTTTAGCTGGATTGATTACAATTTCTATTATTTATGGAAGTATAACTGGAATTTTAATTGGAATTGGAATATATTATTTTGGTGGGCCTCCAACTTTAGATGAATTTTTAAGGATTTTATGCTTTATAGGATTGTGTATATTGTATACTGTTTTTTGGATGAATATTGGAATATTGTTTTCAATAATTTTTAAGAAGGTAGCTACATCTGCTTTAGCTTCAGTTGCTATATGGCTTTTCTTTACTTTTTTCATTTTCATGATTGCTAATTTTATTGTTAATATAGCTTTTCCAATTACTGATCCTTCGCTTTTATTTAATGAAGAATTTTTAGCAAAAAGACAAGAATTGCAACAAATGATATTGCAATTTTCTCCAGAGCAATTGTTTGAGATTGTTACAATAGTTATTCTTACACCAACGATTAGAACAATTTCTCCAATCATTGGAATAGAAACAAGTAGAATAATACCAAATCCATTACCAATAGATCAAAGTATAATAATTGCATTGCCATATTTAATGATTTTAATAATAATGATTTTCATATGCTTTGCAATTTCTTATATTTTATTTATGAAACAAGAAATTAGGTCTGGAGCAATATAGAATTTTTTATTTTACATCATTTTTCATAATAGGAGTAACAATTATTTCTTTTAAATTTGTTTTTTTAATTTTTTCTTTTAATTTTAAATCCATAGTTAAAAAATTAGTTTTCATATTTAATGCTAAAGCTATATAAGCAGCATCATATATTGAAATATTGAATTTCATTGAAATTTCGAACGCTTTTTCATAAACTTCATCATATTTATGGATTATGCATAGTTCTTTTATAAATTTTTTTATACTTTCAAAAACAATTTTTGCTTCTTCTTCATTTATTTCTTTTAATACTAAAGCTTTTTTATAAATTACATTTAATAATTCATAAATAGTCAAATCTAATATATGACTTTCTTCATATGTTTCTATAATTTTCTTAGCCCAATCGCTATATTTTTCTGGTATATAAAGAGCTGAAATTATTGATGCATCTATTACAGCTTTAATGTTCAATTTCTCTATCCTCTCTTATTATTTTCCAAGCTGGAGTTGTTTCTTTACCAATTTTTTTTCTTATTTCATATGCTTCTTTTAAGATTTTAGTTTTCATATTTTTTCTAATAAGATTCTCTAAGTAATTCCTTATTTCAGAACGCCAATCTGTATCTAATTCTTCAAGTTTTTCTTTTAATTTTTTAGGAATACGAATACTTATAGTTGTACTCATTTTCAATAAACAAAAATAAATACATATATATAAACATTTTTAGTAAACAAAAAAGTTTACAAAACATTAACTTGCTTTTTTTAAAATTTTAAATAATTTAAATAATAGCTAAATTTTGGATAATACTTTAAAATGAAGTAAGGAATGATTCTAACAAAAATAAAAATCTTCTTTCTTAATTAGCTTTTTAAATTTCTTTTAGTATATAATCGATTCTATTATTTAAATGCTTACAAAAATATTAACTTATGATATCTATTTTTCATCAAATTTTTAGATTTATCAGATAAAAAAGCCATTACAATTTTTCAGATATTTTCTTTTATTAATTTTTCAAAAACTTTTTATTTTTCCTCTTTTCTTTCATATATTGAATATAAAAAAGAAATGATATTAATGATATTTATGCTAAAATTTAGAAAATAAAAAAGCAAGATTTATAAAGCATGAACTTTAATTTTTAAAAAAAGGGAAAGGAAAAATTGGTTAATATAGAAACTACTACTACGTTGGAGAAATTTAGGAAATTCTTAATATATAGTACTTGTAAGTCTTTTATTCCTAAAGGGTATTTGAAAGATCCTGATATTTTTCCTGAAAGAGAAGAAGCTGGAACAATATATATAGAATGTTCATCAAAAATAAATTTGAAAAAAATAAGAGATATACAATTTGTTAAAGTGAATGATGTGCTAGGAATACTTTATGCATCTAAAAGTGGAAATACAAAATTAAAATGGAGACAAATTGCTGGTAAAATGGGAAGACTTAGTGGAGAAGCTTCATTGAATGCTTTAGTTAATCTTATAGAAGCAGGAATAATAACAAAGAAAGATGTTATGAAGCAATTTCAAGAGAAAGAGAAGGAAGGCACAGAAGAGTGAAAAAATATTTTGCATATTTATAAAAAAGTGGGAGCGGTGGGATTCGAACCCACGAACGCCGGGTATAGCGGCTTTTTTTCGCCAGCTCCAGTAATTCTTCATCCTTTTTGTCAGAATTTTTTTAATTTACATTTATTACTGGAGCCCGGTGCCTTGACCTGGCTAGGCTACGCCCCCTAAATTTTTTTCCTTAAAGAGTTAAATAAAAATTTTTATTACATTTTTTCAAAATAAAGCATTATTTTAATACTTAAAAAATATAAGTTTCAAACATTTATAATAACAAATACATTTTCATTTTTATCATCTTCTTAGAGTTAAAAAATAAATAAAGATTATATTTTTTAAAATATTTCATGTTGAAAATGAGCTTTATATAATGAAAAATATGAGAAGATAGATATTCCCATTGTGATATTATAATGAGATAACAATTACTAAGTTACAAGTTTGTTTAAAGGTATGAAAATAATTTCTTTTATTTTTGGATTAACGTTTTTAATTGTTTTTAAAAGATATTCTAATTTTTCAATATTTAAGAATGATGGGAGGAATAGATACTGTAATGCCAGATAAAATTGTAAAAAGAGTAATAAATGAAATTTTAATAAAAGCTAAATTAGAACCAATAAATGATGATATAGAATTTATTAAGAAAACTGAAGAAATTGCTAAAAAATGTGGATATAAGCCAATAGAACTTTGCTGGATGACTTGGCTTATTCAATATGAAGGAAAAATAATGAGAATTGAAAAATATTCAAACATTCTTTCAAAAAATTAACCTATTTCTAAAAATAACAAATACTTTAAAAAATTAAAAGATTTTTATACATAGTTCCCTTAGGTATAAATTATGGTAAAAGAGTTTGGAAATCAATTTGAGCAATTCACATTAGAGTTTTTTAAGAGAGTTGTTAATTGTCCTATAGTAATTCGAGATTATGAATTTAGGAAAAAAAGCATAACAAATAAAGGTAAATTGAGAGAAAGCCCTACCGATTTAGACGTCTTTGCCTATTCTAAAAATAAAATTTATTTAGTAACCTGTCAAGAATGGATTTCTTCACAAAAAAAGAGAGAAGAGGAGGAAATAGAGCGTTTAGTTGATAACCTTAATCAAGCGATTAATGATATTAAAGAGAAAATTAATACTCAAAATCAAAAAATAATACCTATCATAGCCTTTGTAGCTATGAAAGAAGAAAGTTTAAAAATGTTAGAAAATAAAGTACGTGAAATAATTAAAGAGAGAGTAGCTTTACTTTCATTTTTAGATATGTTTTTTAAATTTATTGAAGTATGGGAGAAGACTCAAAAAAGCTGGATGCCTGCTGGTAATTTTGATTGGTTTTTTTCAAGAATTATTGGATGGTTTAAAATTGATTCGAAAAAGCTTAAAGAACTAATTAATGAAAGTAACAAATTGCGTAAAAGAGAGCATAAAAAGTATAATATTTATTGGAGTGATGATATTCAAAATTATAAACTAGAATTTTTATATCCCTTTTCAAATTTTTACTGATAGCTTATCATTCCTATTAACTTTAGATATTTTTAATATTTCTTTTCCTGAATGAAGTGGCAATATCATTTTTTCATTTAACTGCTTTTATTAATCCTATTTCTTTTTAATCTATCTCTTTCTTCAATTGAAATATCTTTGAAATTACTTAATGCTCCTTTGCTTATATTTTTAAATCTTAAAAGTTTATATTTATAAAATCCATTAAGAATATAAATTGCATGTCTGAAATAATACCTATAAAATTAATTCCTGGAATAAAAATAGAACATAGTATAGATTATAAACAAGAAAGGGGATATTTAAACATACATTTAAAAAATGGTTGGTGGTCAATAGGTTATGAATTTAAAACTCTTGGATATCTTTTAAAAGGCTCTCAAGGATGGCTTGATATAAACTTAGATATAACAGATGAAGCTCAAAGAATAATTTGGGCAATAGATGAAAAAACAGGAAAACGTTATGCAAAAGAAATTCCAGATTGGTTAATAGGAGATGTTGAAACTGATTTTAAAGTAATTACTCATCCTATAGAAGAAATTGAAAATGCAGAAGAATTAATTGAACCAAAATTAACAAAATCAATTAAAAGATTAAATGTTACATTAGAATATTATGAAAAAAATAAAATTTTAAAAATTCCTTTTTTTAATGATGAAATTAGAATAAATATAGAAAATGAAAATTTAGAATATATTAGAAATAATAAAAAAATAATTAAAGTTTTTTCATTAAATAAAGAAATTCATTTTTATGGAATAGAGCCAAAAGTAAGAAAAGGTAAAATAATTTATAGAGAAGATTTATTAAAAAAATAAAAATTATATATCTAAAATATTTAAAATCTATGATTTTTTGAACCATTTAGGAGCAGAAATTATTACATAATCATAAGGATTTTCACTAGGAACTTTTGCAATTAATACATCAATTTCTACATATTTAGAATTAGTATTTAATCTATTCTCATCAAATCCAATTATTATTACAATTCCAGCTTTACTATCTTTAAAAACTCCTCTATTAAA encodes:
- a CDS encoding ABC transporter permease subunit → MVGLITVCIKELKDNFLSKRFIIVFLLIYLVGISTATLSIQAIASAAYSLSAESFLFLRIFTSTTGLLPAFIFFVSYFGPIIGILFGFDAINSELLSGTLTKVLSQPIHRDSFINGKFLAGLITISIIYGSITGILIGIGIYYFGGPPTLDEFLRILCFIGLCILYTVFWMNIGILFSIIFKKVATSALASVAIWLFFTFFIFMIANFIVNIAFPITDPSLLFNEEFLAKRQELQQMILQFSPEQLFEIVTIVILTPTIRTISPIIGIETSRIIPNPLPIDQSIIIALPYLMILIIMIFICFAISYILFMKQEIRSGAI
- a CDS encoding type II toxin-antitoxin system VapC family toxin produces the protein MNIKAVIDASIISALYIPEKYSDWAKKIIETYEESHILDLTIYELLNVIYKKALVLKEINEEEAKIVFESIKKFIKELCIIHKYDEVYEKAFEISMKFNISIYDAAYIALALNMKTNFLTMDLKLKEKIKKTNLKEIIVTPIMKNDVK